The DNA sequence TGGAGGGACGgggggacggagggaaactgaGTACTAAAAGGAGGAAagggagggacggagggaaaatACCGTTACTAAAAGGAGGGAAGGAAGCAAaatggagggacggagggaaacaaTAATTCCTTTGCTTAAACCTATGGgcggagggaaactattttttacccaaaataagtggagggacgTTCACtcaaaataagtggagggacagagggaaatggtggagggacggagggaaactggtggagggatggagggaaactatttttcactcaaaataagtggagggacagagggaaatggtggagggacggagggaaactggtggagggatggagggaaactatttttcactCAAAATAAGTGGAGNNNNNNNNNNNNNNNNNNNNNNNNNNNNNNNNNNNNNNNNNNNNNNNNNNcataaaaaaatgaaaaaaatccaaaaaaaataatcacccacaaagtaacatacatggtaactcgtaagctggcacgaggtgtttaacCCGTGtgattacgactgtcgttttccggccacgcgaggataaagtaagttacattcattccttcaGATGGTTACAGTATATTCCTGTAGGTTACAATATATTAAGCAATTAAGGTAACATGGATAGGTGGATAGGTAAAGTTGCTGTTGTGACCGGTGCCTCTGCTGGCATTGGTGAAgcaattgttaaaaagttgGTCAGTCATGGAATGAAAGTAGTTGGTTGTGCAAGAAATGAggaaaaactgaaacaaattgCATCGGAAATCAACGGGAAGGGTCAAGGGGAGATGTTCCCTTTCAAATGTGATGTAAAAGAAGAAACACaaattttagaaatgtttaaatttgtgaaAGAGAAATTTGAAACTGTGCATGTGATGGTTAATAATGCTGGGTTGGGTTCAAAGGCACCTTTAATGTCAGGTAAAACTGAGGTGATTACAAATTGAGATATAGGTCTTATATCTAGAACACAAATTAAATACAGCCATTTAGGAATGGAAAAACATGCTTTATGTTAATGTTCTTGGGTTGTCAATTTGCACACGAGAAGCGATTCAATTGATGAAGGCAACTAATGTAGATGATGGTCATGTAATTAACATAAACAGCATGTCTGGTCATAGAGTTGCATATAAAGCATTTTATTCAGCAACCAAGTTTGCTGTGACTGCCTTGACTGAAGGAACAAGGAAAGAGCTGCGTGAAATAGACTCTCAAATCAGAGTCACTTCTATTTCGCCAGGTGTTGTTAAAACTGAATTTGGAAGCAGGTAGCTGCAACATTTGAATgctatattatatgttttgcTGGAAGTTCGtgctgtttataaaaaatagcCAGATGTCTAGTACTTGTAccataacaaataaaaattgtttatagtAATGATCTTCAAATCCAAACCCTTTTTTTGTATGGTCAGTTCTCAGTtggttgtatttgttttaaattctaaaaaatctcataatatatattgtacgaGATAAATTCATTCAATAAGGAGTCAGTATGTCTGCAATTTTTGTAGAtagtttttgtaaataaagtagCTACTCTCAAATATTGTAAGTTTCTTGTTACAGACTAATGTTTTactaatttcaaattttttttttgttaattagaATCGACACAAAGACTCCAGGTTCTTCTTACCCATATATGGAGACGGTATATGTTGAGGATATTGCCGATAGTGTGTTGTATGTCCTGCAAGCCCCATCTCATGTTGATGTTAACGAAATTTACATACGTCCAACACTTCAAAAGATATAATTTCTCGATAAATTGAATGCAATTGTAAATTTGAATGTAACAACAAAGTGTTAAAGGGGCAACAGTCGACCGTTGCTTACGgcttttgttaatatattgaTGCAGCTGGTTATCATAGGGTGTTGAATTTGTGTAATCTTGGCTAGATTATGTTTAAAtcgtttttaaaaaggtttttttttgcaaagatGTTCCGTAAAAACTCtattattctgttacttctgctaccaggcatggtacaaacaatatatcagtggctcatctggtataaaaacgtatagtgTATGTCCAaagtttcgtctgccatacggcgagacttcatcagggaaatGAATGAAGTCTCGtcgtatggcagacgaaacgttggaaatacactatacgtttttataccagatgagctactgatatattgtttaaactctATTATGTTGCTATTAATGGGTATAAATTGTGGTATTTATGGCAAACATTTCTTTAGAcgttaaatatttacacaaatgTTGCTCCGTCAGcattacctatatatatataatttcctCTTCTCTTTTTATGCCATGCAGTATTTTACCGGTTTGCAGTAAATGCAAACTTGTTTTAGCTTGTGCTAACCAACACAGACAAAAAAGCtatattttattgcttttgtttATTAACTAAAGTTACTAAACTAAATTTGTTACTAAACatcctagtggtcactaatgggttgttcaaattatcagccacacataaaaaataaacttaatcacctacaaagtaacatacttggtaactcaagctcgtaagctggcacgatgtgtatgaacacctgtgttataattaacgattgtttttttctggcaATGCaagtataaagtaagttatatttattcatttttatgtcTTTTCATTTAAGCAATTTTCAGTTGTTAGGAATTGTATAAATGATGGATAGGTGGTCTGGTAAAGTTGCTATCGTCACTGGAGGCTATGAAGGCATTGGTGGAGCAACTGTTAAAAAGTTGGTCAGTCATGGAATGAAAGTGGTTGGTTGTGCAAGAAATGAggaaaaactgaaacaaattgCATCGGAAATCAACGGGAAGGGTCAAGGAGAGATGTTCCCTTTCaaatgtgatgtcacagatgaATCCAACATTctagaaatgtttaaatttgtgaaGGAAAAGTTTGGAGCAGTACATCTGCTGGTTAATAATGCTGGGATAGCATTTGATTCTCCAATATCATCGGGAGACTCACAGGTAGACAGTgtattttattcaactttaggtaaattacattttatgtaTTACCTTTTACTCatgttcaaatatcctaatcgtgtttaaacaattaacaacagtatataggagtcgtaaggatacggttttatattttcataaatgttctttgtttactgccaaatgggacaacaaaatagaataaaaggtgtcttatcttctcccaccctacttttGTTCTTAGTCCCGCACCATTTTAACCTctactttaaaaacataaaatgttgtgaaattattcatatattatacagaTACATCTTgtatattcattattttattttactgatatcaaaacttaaaacaataaGAATTTTTCCAAAACTGTAAACCTGcattttgtagcaaaaattactaaactgtttatttatgtGGTTAAAGAAATGGAAGAGAATCTTGGACACCAATGTTCTTGGTCTCAGCATCTGTTCCCGTGAAGCAGTACAACTAATGAAAGAGACTGGAGTCGACGATGGGCATATAGTTAATATCAACAGTGTGGCTGGTCACAGGGTAGTGGACAAGCCAATGTATGCTGCATCTAAGTTTGCAGTCACTGCTCTTACTGAAGGTCTAAGAAAGGAGCTTCGTTCTGCAAATACTCATATTCGTACAACTTCAATTTCACCAGGCTATGTCAAAACGGAAATTTTTCACAAGTAAGAAAATTGTAGAAAATTATGTCAAATTTTTTGGCGATGCAGTTATAACTACTGTGAATTTTATGTGTTAATTACATGTTACATCACTGCTAACTTCTTAAACACCTATGTATATGTCTATATACATGCATGAAATAAAGAATCTTGCATCTGCTATTCCTATAAACAGCGTTGTTAGGCTTCGGagataagttttttaaatttttgtttaaggTCTCGGCATTTTTTTGCTTAGTTTAACTAGGTCTCTGTTTGTTAACAAAACCGGTGGTAAAagcaaacaaattatatatagtgaAAAGTGGTTGCAATTTTCTGCGAGTCTCCAGGACAGTTAC is a window from the Ciona intestinalis chromosome 10, KH, whole genome shotgun sequence genome containing:
- the LOC104266131 gene encoding dehydrogenase/reductase SDR family member 11-like, which produces MDRWIGKVAVVTGASAGIGEAIVKKLVSHGMKVVGCARNEEKLKQIASEINGKGQGEMFPFKCDVKEETQILEMFKFVKEKFETVHVMVNNAGLGSKAPLMSGKTEEWKNMLYVNVLGLSICTREAIQLMKATNVDDGHVININSMSGHRVAYKAFYSATKFAVTALTEGTRKELREIDSQIRVTSISPGVVKTEFGSRIDTKTPGSSYPYMETVYVEDIADSVLYVLQAPSHVDVNEIYIRPTLQKI